In one window of Juglans regia cultivar Chandler chromosome 3, Walnut 2.0, whole genome shotgun sequence DNA:
- the LOC108986272 gene encoding non-specific lipid-transfer protein 1-like → MAGSLVLKLSGMVLLCMVVAAPVAEAVITCGQVASSVGSCIGYLRGTVSTVPPSCCNGVRSLNKAAATTPDRQAACECLKKTAGSIPGLNPGLTAGLPGKCGVSIPYKISTSTNCKTVK, encoded by the exons ATGGCTGGCTCCTTGGTCCTTAAGCTCTCAGGTATGGTGCTTCTGTGCATGGTGGTGGCTGCACCCGTTGCAGAGGCGGTCATAACATGTGGGCAGGTGGCTAGCAGCGTGGGGAGTTGCATTGGATACCTCAGGGGTACGGTTAGTACAGTCCCTCCAAGCTGCTGTAATGGGGTCAGGAGCCTCAACAAAGCGGCCGCTACAACACCTGACCGCCAGGCCGCCTGTGAGTGCCTGAAAAAGACCGCTGGTTCCATCCCCGGACTCAACCCTGGTCTTACTGCTGGCCTCCCTGGCAAATGTGGTGTCAGCATCCCTTACAAGATCAGCACCTCCACTAACTGCAAAAC TGTGAAATGA